aagggaagggaagggaagggaaggaaaggaaaggaaagagaaggggacacgagggaaggggaaggaggggaggggagggaagagaagggaaaggaaggggagggataggaggggaggaaggggagggaagggaagggacaggagagggagaggagggaagggaagggaaaggaaggaaagggaagggaggaaagggaggggagggaagggaagggagggaagggaaaggaagggagggaacaagaagagaggggacaggaggggaggggaggggaagggatgagagggaggggagggaaggaaagggaagggaagggaagagaggggagggacatCAGTGGGGCTAGTTCAGGAAAAGGGGGTCATCAGAGAAGGGTGAGACAGTGTCATGAGAGTGAACGTAATTAACCACAGTACATTGTATTCAAGGATGAATAAACTTTTTAATTacttgaataaatttttaaagaactctaTACATAAGCTGTGCTACTTCCTTTATCCCTTAAGCCTACTTTATACCACATaataaatctgattttaaaaaatcataccCCAGGTTGTTTTCTGTAGAAAGAGAACTTTATATAAAAAGGTAAGATTCTCTATTGCCTTTCCTACAGATTGTAGGAATCAAGCTACAAACAGCCCACACAATGACTGCACACAGAACTTTGCATGAGGACGTGGGAGCTGCAAATAAGGATGGGTGGAAAACTCAGTCTCACATCATCTCACAAGACAACGATGCCCAAGGCAGACAAGGAAATGAAGGTGTGAATTAGCTACTAAAGTGGCTTTGCCACTGCCTCATCTGAGTGGTTGAGTTAATAACATTTTTCTCAGAAGCTACCTTATCCTGCAAGTCAGCCTGTTGGTCTAACTTATGACGTAAGAGGCATATATCTAtgctcagtggaaaaaaataagaatagcaGTATAAAGACTTGAACATTTAGACCATGACAACTTGCTGTGACATccaaatcttgtttttaaaagaaagaaatctcccctcccttcccttccctcccctcccttcccttcctttcccttcccttctatatCCATTTGAAGGAGAGAAAGCGCAATGCCAAGCCATAAGCAACTCACTTCCTCTTATGCCTTAGAACCCAGCATAGTTCTCAAGAACTAAGACAACTGCTGATGAATAAGCATGGTCCAGTTCAGGTCCCGGACCTGGGATCCTCATTACAAACATTGCTCTCTAGGTTAGACACAAGGCAGCTATAGTCAGTCTACCTACATTCAAATGTTTGAAAGGGTAGGTACTACTGTCGTCCTAGAATAGAGTAACACTGGCCAACTCACACTTAACCTCAAGCGGCTGCCATGGCCCTCAGCATGTTGATAGCATCTGATAAGCAGCCAGCCTTCATTCATTGTGGGAGATGGTAATAACAACTTGACAGAATAAGAaacataaactcttttttttattgagaaaaaaaaattccgcctcctcccagcctcccactcctcccaccctccccccactcctctccccctccctctcgagtccaaagagcagtcagggttccctgccctgtggaaagtccaaagtcctcccccctccatcctggtccaggaaggtgaacatccaaactggctaggcccccacaaagccagaacaagaagtaggatcaaaacccagtgccattgtccttggcttctcagcaaccctcattgtccgccatattcagagagtccaggtttatcccctgctttttcagtcacaatccagctggccttggtgagctcccagtagatcagccccactgtctccgtgggtgggtgcacccctcttggtcccgacttccttgctcatcttctccctccttctgttcctcattgagactttgggagctcagtccagtgttccagtgtgggtctctgtctctatctccatccatcgccagatgaaggttctaaggtgatatgcaaaatattcatcagtatggctataggacaggatcatttcaggttccctatcctcagctgccccaggaactaactggggacctcgccttgggcacctggaagcccctctaggtccaagtctcttcccaaccctaagatggctcccttaattaagatatgtgcttccctgctcccctatccaaccttcctgtatcccaaacatcctgttgccccaagttctccccatcctacccttctcacttttttctccccatctccccttacccccctcccaccccacccttaagatcccgattttttgcctgacaatcttgtctacttcccctacccaggaggatagctctatgtttttctttgggttcaccttcttacttagcttctttaggatatcaaaatatagactcactgacctttatttgtggctagaaaccaattatgagtgagtacatcccatgttcatctttttgggtctgggttacctcactcaggatagtattttctatttccatccatttacatgcaaaatttgagaagtcattgttttttaccgctgagtaatactctaatgtgtatatattccacactttcttcatccattcttccattgaaggacatctaggttgtttccaggttctggctattacaaataatgctgctatgaacatagttgaacaaatgcccttgtcatatgatcgggcatctcttgggtatattcccaagagtggtattgctgggtccaggggtaggttgatcccgaatttcctgagaaaccgaaacactgctttccaaagtggttgcacaagtttgcattcccaccagcaatggatgagggaaccccttcctccacagcctctctagcagaggctatcattggtgtttttgattttagccattctgacaagtgtaagatgatatctcaaagttgttttgatttgcatttccctgatcgctaaggaggttgagcatgatcttaagtgtcttttggccatttgaacttcttctgttgagaattctctgttcagatcagtgccccatgtAACATAAACTCTTTACTTGTGTGTGTGGCCAGCAGCAGAGATGATTCTGGACAACAGACACAAGGCCTTCTGGCTACgtgctaggtaagcattctaccatgAGCTATGTTCTCAACTCAACCTTTACATCTTAATCCAAGATTCCtaataaatcaaagaaatgaatTTCTAAGAGTAGGCTCTTTAGTGACCATATCAGAGCAAAAGTAACCACAAAACTAGAACCTTCTGCTGATTGCCTCCTGCAGCTGGATTTCTCACTCACAGCAAATTGGCAACTACTGACATCATCAACTGGTTCCCAGCAGACATGACATCATAGGCTGGTCCCCAAAGATATGTTGCCATAGACAACTCCCCAACAGAGATGTTTCCATATGCTGGTCCCAAGCAGACATGACATCATAGGCTGGTCCCCAAAGATATGTTGCCATAGACAACTCCCCAACAGAGATGTTTCCATATACTGGTCCCAAGCAGACACATCATCATAGACTGGTCTCCAGCAGACATGTTTCCATATACTGGTCCTCAGCTCCCAGGCTGAGCAGCTCCATTTGCCAGGAAGGAGTCAGCTACTAAACAAAGCACTGAACAGCACTGATCATGGGACAGTTAGACCCACTTAAGCACACAGACTTGGTTCATCTGAGCCAAGCAAGCCATCCAGAGCTCCTCTCTCATCATATTCTCTCCAAATGCCTAGAAGATATTTATCACATGTCAATCTACAAGCTAAATATTTACAAGGCTAATTCACTGTAGCTACCACAGCTCTGTTCGTTTTAGCCTGCAATTAGCAGCTCAAGACAAACTGCATGCCCCCTTggaattttgaagtcaatattAGGAAGTTCAATAGCCAGCCTTTATGCGCGTCATCCTGGGAACCCCTAGCAGTGCCATATCTCTGGACTGGCAGAATCCTGAGGTATCCAGAGTAGAATGGGTACTTATGAGGAAGAGAGTGGGTCAGAAACCACACAGGAAGTGAAGGACAGACTGCTtgggagtgaggaagggaggaagtaagGAATTGGGTTGaattcagctctctctctctctctctctctctctctctctctcatttgcatGTTTCAAAAGTGAGCTGTAACTTGTGAGTCAAATGAAGGACAAGTGACAAAGCGTCAAGGTTTCTAAGACACGGGAGAGCTTGTTCCGGTTTGGGATGAGTTCATGCACCATAAGGCAGTGTTGCATTCGCAGGTCCTCTCTCAAGAGCAAAGTGGGGAGTAACTTCTGTAGCTCTCTATCCAGGGAGTGCAGGAAGGGCTGAATTACAATACATGAATTTACATGAGGAATCGTTTTTCATCAAACACGAATGCTTAAAATGAAAGATTAAGACATTGTGCACCCAAAAAGAGCTAAGCTTCTTTAAAATAATCCTGTTAGAATGTGAATTTTTAGGATCTGATAAATTTATGAATGTCACCAGACACTGACCTGTCACCTGTATCTACTGCTCCATGCCGATCTATTCAAAAGAAGGAACTATGGTTTCTCAAACATTACTGAATTTACATTTCACCTACTCTCTCCTGCTAAGAACAGCAGCAAAGGCACAAAAATCTGACACCGTGAAATACACTCCAAGGATCTGTGTTAGTTCTTCAGGAGAAATAATTCAAGAGCCCTACCCAGGCAAGGAAAAGGATTGCCTCTGGGAGCCTAAGCCAAGCTGGCTTGAGCCAAGAGGAGAAACTGGGAGTGGAGCCTAGAAGCCTGGTGAAGCAGGGGCGGGGCTTCAGAACGGTTGTCCAGGTAACCGGGAGGAGGAGCTACCTGAGCCGTTGTAGCCTATGTATTAGCTGTGGCTACATCCAAGGATTTTGGGAACCTAGAGTGGCTGGATGGCGTGCTTTGGACTCTACTGTGGGAAGAccctattatttaaaaatagctcaACTGAAATATATGGAGAGTGCGGGGCGTGTCCAAGAGGACAGagaacaaatgaagagaaatacTGTCAGCCTTGCACCGAGCCCCCGGAACTTTATGACTGGCTTTACCTAGGTTTCATGGCGCTGCTTCCTCTAGTTTCCCATTGGCTCTGCATTGAATGGGACTCAAAGAAAAGTTGTTCCAGCGGTGTGTTCTTCCAGCAAGTCTCTGCGCTACTTGAATGCAGTATGGCAGCTGTGGTCACATTACTTGTAAGTGATCCCCCCGGCACCCTTTCCATCTATTCCTGCGGGGTGCGAATGCTTTCAGACTGGTACACGATGCTCTACAATCCAAGTCCAGACTACATCACCACCCTGCACTGCACTCAGGAAGCCGTGTACCCACTGTACACCATCGTGCTCGTGTATTACGCTTTCTGCTTGGTATTCATGATGCTGCTCCGACCGTTTCTGGTGAAGAAGATCCAGCGGAGCCTATATATGCCAAACCCATTTGAAAGCATTTATACCGCCCTCTACTTCTTCCCGGGTTTGGCTGTGCTGCAAGCCGTGGCAGGAGGCCTCTTGTACTATGCCTTCCCCTACATCGTACTGGTGGCATCTTTGGCTAATCTGGCTGTGTTCCTGGTTTTTGCTAAAATTGAGAGCTACAGTGATCTGATAAGAAAGGACAGACTTCTTGTCCTGTTCAACCACTGGTTTCTTCATGCCTTTGGTTTAATTGCCCTCTCCAAAGAGAACCAACTTGAACAAGATCTGCTTCTTCtatttttggtgcctgtcccagccCTTTTTTACTTCTTCACTACCAAATTTACCAAACCATCAAGGATAATCTCAGAAGGAGCCaaaggaaactgaaaataaaatagaaagaaaaaatgcttAAGTGTTTTTAACTCtaacaagtaaagaaaatttaaaaatgtatttgtatcaTTTTGTGATAGATGGGaacagtaaatatatatatttgtgtgtatgtatatatatgtgtgtgtgtgtgtgtatgtatatatacatatacctataaaacaatctgttgtttttattgtatgtgtgtatctgcatgttaCATTTGTGCAGGTGCTGATGCagtccagaagggggcaccagatccctgAAGTTAATTTCAGGTCATTGTGAGCACCTAATGTAGTTGCTTGGTGCTGAACTCTcctcatctggaagagcagcaaacatgggttgctgctgagtcatctctccagccccaaagaaataGCATATCTTCatgcttattttccttttgttgtttttatttatcttttttactAACATCTATAGTTAGACTTGtaaaacacaatatacacacgcatacacacacatacacacacacacatacacacactatagtATAATATCTACTACCCTAGAATCCTATTAGGAAGTCTGAGCTATTCTTCGGCACATAGTGCTTATTCTATTTCGACTAATGGGAATATCCTATCTTCTTATGAAAAAATATGAACAGTTAGAACCCGAAAGCCTTGACATTGGCTTAGTCATTTGCACTTGTTCTGTCTCCATTTGCTTTTCACCTTTAAAGCACTATAGTGACAAACATGCTTACAGGGTGTGACAGCAAATACAGAAATGAATTATGAGGGTTTTGTAGTtgtcttatatttattttcaccAATATACTGTTTTCATAATACAAAAATAGAACATCATTTATATATCAAGCTTTCTGTTTAGAGAAAGCTTGAAGACATGTTCAGATTATTGTctctataattaagaaataataaagtttaatttaaaagaagTCCAGCCACTCACTCTCTGAAGTTCCAGTGCACTATGCTCACACCTGCCGACTGGTCCTAAGATGACATTGAGAAGGCCTTTGTCAGCACATACAAACACTCAACATTCTCTTTGGGGGCATTTATGTGTACATAAAAGCAAATTGGGctgatggattttgttttgttttgtgttgtgttgttgttgttgtttgagacacggtttctctgtagctttggagcctgtcctgtaattagctcttgtagaccagactagccttgaactcacagagatcctcctgcttctgcctcccgagtgctgggattaatggcgtgcaccaccactgcctgtctgggATGATGGATTCTTAAGCAGCAACTTGGAATGGCAAGGACTATGGGAGAAGGTCCTAAGGAAAGCCTCATTAGACAGTCTCCAACATGGTCTGACATCACAGTCTGAAGGACTTCCTCAAACTATAGGATCTTTTGATAGTTTGTCCACTTGATACAACCTACAATCACATAGAAAGGCAGTCGcaatgagggattgtctagatcaggcCGGCCTGCAAGCATATCTGGAAAGCTTGTCTTGGTTGTATTAGTTGATGTGGAGAAACCAGGCCTGAAAGTGGGTGGCATTGTTCCCAGGTAGAAGTCCCTGAACTGTGTAAGTGTAGAGACAGAGATGAGCACAAGAAAGCTTGCATGCATTCAGTCATGTCtttctgctcttggctgtggatgtAATGTGACTAGCTGCCTTTGATTTCCTCAAAAGGATGGACTGTAACCCAGAATTGTAGGCCACATAACACCTTTCTCTAAGTTCCTTTTGCTATTCTTACACAATAGCAACAAAAGTGGGATAGCTCTGGGCTGTCCCGATGAGCTCCAGCTCATCAGTTCCAGAGCAGGTCTGAGGATCTGTTTTTACTTTCTCCACCAAGTGGTTTTTAATGACCTCATGGTTCAGGAACCACTGCAGGTTAGTCCTGGAAGGGTCCCCGTGCGGGTGAGTTTTATGCATCTTATGACTCAGAGAGACCAGTTTACTCACATCTCATCCCTGATAGGAAGATacgagtaaaaacaaaacaactgatttaaaaaaacaaaaaggtataAGTCAAAGTGCGAAATGATCCCTGTCCATAAAACTGCTCAGCAGAGTGTAGAGTTTGTCAGAGCACAGGCCATGGGGAAGCATTGCCTTTTCCACACATTGGCCTCATTGCCTGGGTAATGAGGTCCAACAGAAGTTAACTGTTCATCAATCTACCACTAAAAGAAATCACTCTTCCTCCTGGGGGAGGATTAAATGAAGAGGTTACTGCAAGAGGCAGAAGCATTGCTCCAGGACCACCCTCATTCCACAGATAAGAAAGTGGATGTCTCCTTCCAGTGACAATGATAAATGGGTCCCTCTTTATCAAAGACTGAGTCTCATGGGCACATCTTAATCCCGTGGGTGCTGCCAGAGGTGAAAGTTTATCAGCAAACAGTTTTGTCTTTGTGTGACAAGGGCTTCAAGTTGGCTATGGTGACTCCATTTTGGCACGTCTTGCTGGGTAAAGAACAGTAACAATAAGAGGGAACTGACGAAAAACAAttctgggaaaaaagaaaaggcctcaCAGATGTGATCTTTGTAATCGTCAGCCTGACCTCGCTGTTTTTGCTAATTGTATATTTTGGCTTTTATCATTATCTGCTTAGCTTGCAGGAAGGGAACTTTGGGAACTTTACAGTCAGGATGAGGTTTTTCTTGCTTAGAGACCCTGGAAAAGGCTCAAGACTGTCCCTGGGTCTCAAATGCCCATGTGTAGTCACCAGACAGCCTAAAGAAGGATTTTTAATTGGCTCATAGACTGTGTCTGAGTGATCATCTCTGGTGGGAACCCCACAACACATCATAGTGTTCACTATGGGATAGGAATTTCCATGCTCCGACACTTAATAGTGATTGTCCACTTGATGGGATTTagtatcaccatggaaacataccACTAGGCATACTGGGAATGTTTCTAGATTAGACAAATTGAGGTGGGACCTGTTCCTTCACCTGTTCCAACAGGTCATAGATGGAAATAGATGTTGGAGTgtgccaactcaaagccctggaggtgggcctgggtggtagcagAGTTGGTCAGTCCTGGCCTCTACCAACTCCTCAGGTGAGGATCAGAACCAGCTCTCCCACCAGCATGGTGAACCAGCTATCCCATATTCGGGACCAGCTCTTGCACTGAGGCTGTCCGTGAGGGGGTTGGGGGAGCAGGAATGCAGGTCTCCTATGGCCACATCACTGAGGTCAGTTCTCCCAGGAGGGGAGAGCAGCTTTGTAAGTATATTCCACCATCCCCATTCTGTGAGTACGACTGTCAAAATCTTCAGCATggcaataaatacaataaacacAGCATCTCATGAACTGATGACCATAGATTCTGGAGTCCACCATATTTACTCCATGAAGCTCTCAATTAAAAACCAACAAGAAagcccaaaataaaataaaaagaaatataaaaaggaaacctGTCCAGAACGAAGCTAATATTTATCATGCAAAATGTGAGtgtaataataaacaaaaatataaatgctgGAAGGTGCTTCAGAGGAAAAACACTGTGAAGAAAagtgctttgggttttttttttcattttagctgAAGAAAGATCATAGCTGGGGGAGCAAAATGTGTTCCTGTCCTGTGAGGGGTGATGCAGTCAGCTCACAGGAACTCTTCGATGATTTCACTTTCTCAATAGACAGacagaataaaattttcatttgatcCAACACATATGTTCAGTGTTTTACGCTTGTGAATTTTTGATACTTTAAAAGTAGATCCAGTACAGACTGGTTCCCCActtaacaggaaaaaaagaaagaaattcacttTATTTCTATGGAATTTGAAatgtgtattcattttttttaattctataaatTACTAGAGTTAGCTCCAAGTTAGGGATTTGATTGTCATTGTCCTTCAAAGTCAACTTTCTCAAGACTCACTCCAGTGTGAAAGACCGTGCCCGTATATTACACTGTGCTTTATTTCTTTGCCCGATATTTGTCTCCCATGATGGTTGCATCGCAATTTATAGTAGACAGTCggtcatttttatttctccagaTAAAAGTCACATGACTTTTCATAGacataatgttttatttaccCAATACGATTATGATACACAACCCTGGGATTGATATCGTACCAAGAACTGCTTGTAACACATGTAGGTAGGGGGCTGACAGGTAAACTTATTCCTTTCAAAAACCctcactctcttgctttctcAGTTGTAGCCCTATAAATCCGATGTCCTGCgtcagtaattttttaaaatatactgtatgtgTCCTGGTGATAGCCATCTTACTCCACTCCTTAAATCCGTATTTGGAGAGAGCAAAGCTGCCACTGGGAATATCACCATTACAGAATagcaaagataaaatatataaccACTGCTTGATGCATAAAAGCGCTTGCCACCAAGACctacgacctgagtttgatgctcagtctcacatggtggaaagagagaactgatttctcCAAGTTAACCTCAGACTTCTCTAGGTgcactgggacacacacacacacacgcatgcacgcacacacacacacacacacacacacacacacttaaaaaggtagaaaaatgaaaattttaaagagatatgcatccatatttctttcttttcttgttttatctcttaaataaattttaaacattcccATACAACATTTTAAACACTGAAACAATGTGATTCAAGGTCTGGAAAATCCTCTCTTAAGCAGAATTTCTCTGCATGCTGACATATGCCAGAATGCTTTCCCTCCAGGATCCTGGACATCATCCTTCTTCCAGGGCATCTATCTTGTTGACATGTTCTAGGGTATCAAGCAAAGGATTTACAGGGCTCTGAAATTCACAGTCAGTGGGCACTGGGTGCTTGGCTGCACTCACACCCCGCAGTGATGTGCATCAGTAAGCAGGGAGAAGAGAGCAATCCTTCAGCCCCAGCCCTTTCTACGGAAATAACTGCTTAAGGCCAACTCAGTGCTAAATCTCAGCCACACTATCGCGCGAGCTCAAACTTTCAGAGCACTACCAGTCCAGGGACCCACTGTCACACATTTCTGGGAAGGGAATTTTAGATGCTGTGCTGTCTCCAGGTTCACTTACGGTTTCCTGGGTGGCTAAAGGACCACAACCCTTCTCAATGGCTGAGTCCTTTTCCAAGGCAGAATGTATATAGTACTTATTCACCACTACAAGCAGGTGTTTATTTTCGAGGCTGACATTTAATTACTatgttcctcccttccctttcctccatccaatCCCTCCCATACACCTATCCCTGATCTTCAAACCCATAGCCTCTTTTCTCATCAGTTGTTATTGAATGCATATATGGatttgtatatacaaatataacctTAAGTTAGTATCTTGATATGGTAAGATGTCTTGTGGTTGAAAATACCTAAAATAAaggttaaacttttgttattaaaATGCATATGGCTTATTTTTGATGCTTTGAGTCACACTGCGATGattgcttttgtcaagttgatgGACTCTTGAATTAAGAGACCCATTTCTGGAAAGGCTGTAAAGGAATTCCCAGGAAAGATGAACTGTGGGGAGACCATCCCCAAGATGGGCAGCACCCAGATGTAAAAAGGGGCCAGGAGAGACAGTGCTACTTGTGTGtctatatttatttcttactgctgagtcatctgtctAGTTGTTGATGCTGAAGCAACTGCCATCTTCTGACACCATCAAAACAATCTCTCTGTCTTCCAACATGGAGGAAGAACAGGGGCTGGCTCTCCAAGAATCATCTAGGCCTTCCACATGAGTTTCAGTGGTTGAGGCATCCAGCATCATGGACTGAACATCTGCAGGGCTCTCATTATCTCCAGCATGCCAATTGCCATTATTGGGCTGGCCCATTCCTATCATGTAAACCAATCCAATGCAACTCTGTTGGAATATATATTTGTTGTgttagttctgtttctctagagaaccctgactggcACACCCTGATTCTTGACATTCACGTTATCCAAATGCAGCCTGAGCTCCACTACAAAGACAACACCACTTTTACCCATCAATGGACACTTTACAAAAGCAAattttgtggtgtgtgttttAGAACACAGCCAAGGTGTCTTTCTAAAATGATCCACTTAAAACCATGACAGCAACACATGAAAATAAGGGCAATCCTCACCATACTCCATCAGGAGTTCTTACCCTACCTCACGCAAGCCAAGGCTTAATCCACAACAATACACCCAGTCCTCTCAGAAACCCAGAATTATTTCCACCTTCCTCTCTCATGAGTCACTTACAGGCCACACATATACCCAACCCCGTAAGAGACTACCTGCCGATAAGAGTGACACTGGTGCTAATGTGTACATGGCTAGTGAGGAAAGCAAGGGAAAGGGTTATTTTTAGCCTCTAACTTTGGCCTTCAAACGCATTAGATGATTTAatgcacatgcataaacatgTAAGGATTTATGACATCATTGGCAGGTGGGAAAACACAGGCCAGAATGTGCACCTAGGGTATTCGTAATCACCTCATATTTGCTCCTGCAGTGAGCAGCAGAACTCGAATATGCTTCTAACTCTAATATGTGAGTTTTCGTACTATGCAGTGCTAGCTCAACTGTTCATGTTCCTAGAGAACATTTGTTGTCTTCAAGACTTTGCCTGGAAGACTATGAAAGGGACACATAACACAGGCACAGGAAGGATCAGGTGTGAggaggatggacagagagagTACTGAAATTGggggagagccaggcagtggtggcgcacatctttaatcccagcactcaggaggcagaagcaggaggatctctgtgagcctgaggccagcctggtctacaagagctagttccagggcaggtaacaaggtgaaaccctgtctcaaaacaacaaaaagaaagaaaggaagaaaggaagaaaggaagaaaggaagaaagaaagaaagaaagaaagaaagaaagaaagaaagaaagaaagaaagaaagaaagaaagaaagaaagaatttggaggaggggctggagagatggctcagcagttaagagcactgactgctcttccagaggacccgggttcaagtcccagcactcacataacagctcacaactgcctgaaaaatccagttccagggcgatctgacaccttcacaccaatgcacataaaataaagttaaataaatcataaaaaaaatttaaaaaaaagaaaaaagaaat
This genomic window from Microtus ochrogaster isolate Prairie Vole_2 chromosome 14 unlocalized genomic scaffold, MicOch1.0 chr14_random_3, whole genome shotgun sequence contains:
- the LOC101989896 gene encoding JNK1/MAPK8-associated membrane protein-like; protein product: MACFGLYCGKTLLFKNSSTEIYGECGACPRGQRTNEEKYCQPCTEPPELYDWLYLGFMALLPLVSHWLCIEWDSKKSCSSGVFFQQVSALLECSMAAVVTLLVSDPPGTLSIYSCGVRMLSDWYTMLYNPSPDYITTLHCTQEAVYPLYTIVLVYYAFCLVFMMLLRPFLVKKIQRSLYMPNPFESIYTALYFFPGLAVLQAVAGGLLYYAFPYIVLVASLANLAVFLVFAKIESYSDLIRKDRLLVLFNHWFLHAFGLIALSKENQLEQDLLLLFLVPVPALFYFFTTKFTKPSRIISEGAKGN